In Aliarcobacter faecis, a genomic segment contains:
- a CDS encoding LPS-assembly protein LptD, translating to MHKIVASLVITSSILFAAEINNEKYQLIAENVDTKDNIITATGNVVIYSPTYYLSADKVVFHQDSEHFELFDNVLIIKENNIQTQSNYAYVDLKNDIFNQSPTFLMENTNSIWTNAKESRKNKEIVKLDGTIISSCDCIDPDWSIRTSSADYDTENMWINAYNPRLYFKDVPVFYLPYWGFPTDTTRRTGLLLPLIGYSKGEGLYYSQPIFFAPAHNYDIELIPQIRTLRGSGAYSYFRYADSPDSILKLKTGYFKEKPKYKEKEGLENSEHFGVNLDYERRGILASKENHEDGLYASLKYLNDVEFITLEDNDNEITTDKKVESKLNYFYNTPNYYGGAYGKYYKNVGTIKNNNTDRYEQISNKNTLQELPQLHGHIYNQELFLDSLVYSLDTKFYNYTRREGITANIYELNLPISYSKNILDDYMYVGVENRSILTQYNYDNSKYKYDNGTLLQNTTSFFIGSDLIRPYTDYIHTVNLKASYNIPENIRKDGDIYGVTVKKIDKPITVEEKENNARYNELKDFPAIQDNKTINLDLNQSIYGKESLKQIVNHKMSQSIIYDSLDDPKAQDYENYLKFNHDYGSISGKVVYNMQDKTIVEKSASSTFNYEKFTLTANYNNTKKTENEFNNRDDLESYGYSVSYGFAKDYSIKYRENYNLKDKVRSRQGIGLNIDDSCWNLDLLVEKDIQPQTGNNPNKEQTILYAFLTLKPVGGIRQKYRIDDNSNDFR from the coding sequence ATGCATAAAATAGTAGCCTCTTTAGTAATAACTTCATCAATATTGTTTGCAGCTGAAATAAATAATGAGAAATATCAGTTAATTGCCGAAAATGTAGATACAAAAGATAATATTATAACTGCAACAGGAAATGTTGTAATATATTCTCCAACTTATTATCTAAGTGCAGATAAGGTTGTCTTTCATCAAGATAGTGAACATTTTGAGTTATTTGATAATGTTTTAATAATTAAAGAAAATAATATCCAAACTCAAAGTAATTATGCTTATGTAGATTTGAAGAATGATATTTTTAATCAATCTCCAACTTTTTTAATGGAAAATACAAATAGTATTTGGACAAATGCAAAAGAGTCAAGAAAGAATAAAGAGATAGTAAAATTAGATGGTACAATAATCTCATCTTGTGATTGTATAGATCCTGATTGGAGTATTAGAACTTCAAGTGCTGATTATGATACAGAAAATATGTGGATAAATGCCTATAATCCAAGACTTTATTTTAAAGATGTACCTGTTTTTTATCTTCCTTATTGGGGATTTCCTACTGATACAACAAGAAGAACTGGATTATTACTTCCTTTAATTGGTTATTCAAAAGGAGAAGGACTTTATTATTCTCAACCAATATTTTTTGCACCTGCACATAATTATGATATAGAGTTAATTCCTCAAATCAGAACTTTAAGAGGAAGTGGAGCTTATTCATATTTCAGATATGCAGATTCTCCAGATTCTATACTTAAATTAAAGACAGGATATTTTAAAGAAAAACCTAAATATAAAGAAAAAGAGGGACTTGAAAATTCTGAACACTTTGGAGTAAATTTAGATTATGAAAGAAGAGGAATTTTAGCATCTAAAGAGAATCATGAAGATGGTTTATATGCCTCTTTAAAATATTTGAATGATGTTGAATTTATTACACTTGAAGATAATGATAATGAAATTACAACTGATAAGAAAGTTGAATCAAAATTAAACTATTTTTATAATACTCCAAACTATTATGGTGGAGCTTATGGAAAATATTATAAAAATGTAGGTACTATTAAAAATAATAATACTGATAGATATGAACAAATATCAAATAAAAATACTTTACAAGAGTTACCGCAACTTCATGGACATATTTATAATCAAGAGCTATTTTTAGATAGTTTAGTCTATTCATTAGATACTAAATTCTACAATTATACAAGAAGAGAAGGGATAACGGCTAATATTTATGAGTTAAATCTTCCTATTTCTTATAGTAAAAATATTTTAGATGATTATATGTATGTTGGAGTTGAAAATAGGTCAATTTTAACTCAATACAATTATGATAATTCAAAATATAAATATGATAATGGAACTCTTTTACAAAATACAACATCGTTTTTTATTGGAAGTGATTTAATAAGACCATATACAGACTATATTCATACAGTAAATTTAAAAGCAAGTTATAATATTCCAGAAAATATAAGAAAAGATGGAGATATTTATGGAGTTACAGTTAAAAAAATAGATAAACCAATAACAGTTGAAGAAAAAGAAAATAATGCTAGATATAATGAACTAAAAGATTTCCCAGCTATTCAAGATAATAAAACTATAAATTTAGATTTAAATCAATCTATTTATGGTAAAGAGAGTTTAAAACAAATTGTTAATCATAAAATGAGTCAATCTATAATTTATGATAGTTTAGATGATCCAAAAGCTCAAGATTATGAAAACTACTTAAAATTTAACCATGATTATGGTTCTATTTCTGGGAAAGTTGTATATAATATGCAAGATAAAACAATAGTTGAAAAAAGTGCTAGTAGTACATTTAATTATGAGAAGTTTACTTTAACTGCGAACTATAATAATACTAAGAAAACAGAGAATGAATTTAATAATAGAGATGATTTAGAGTCTTATGGATATTCAGTTTCATATGGATTTGCTAAAGATTATTCTATTAAATATCGTGAAAATTATAATTTAAAAGATAAGGTTAGAAGTAGACAAGGGATAGGATTAAATATTGATGATAGTTGTTGGAATTTAGATTTGTTAGTAGAAAAAGATATCCAACCACAAACAGGGAATAATCCAAATAAAGAACAAACTATACTTTATGCCTTCTTAACTTTAAAACCAGTTGGCGGGATTAGACAAAAATATAGAATTGATGATAACTCAAATGACTTTAGATAG
- the der gene encoding ribosome biogenesis GTPase Der, protein MENNLKKVALIGQPNVGKSSLFNRLANKRIAIVSDIAGTTRDIKKHEIEILDRSALLLDTGGIDETNDEIFSSVKNKAIKTAKEADIILFMVDGKNIPDDNDKELFYELQRLGKELALVVNKIDNDKELERLWEFFEFGISDENLFGISVSHNRGTKMLYEWIYKQLPENPETVAKLEEEKRRKELEDEFFDEEFDENEDFSTEGLEKLEKEEIVDDTSINVAIIGRVNVGKSSILNALVGMERSVVSSIAGTTIDPVDEKFSYKDKDITFVDTAGLRRRGSIEGIEKYALMRTKEMLEKANVALVVLDASRELTDLDEKIAGLVDEYGLGTIIVLNKWDENMDTFQKIEEEVRRRFRFLSYAPIIAVSAKSGRSIDRLKDKIVEIFDNYTQRIPTSQLNKVIEEAVIRHSLPSPNGAYLRIYYSTQFSSRPPRIALVMNKPQLLHYSYKRYLINFLREKFNFEGTPIHVIARGKNDKMGDEEYLER, encoded by the coding sequence ATGGAAAATAATTTAAAAAAAGTTGCATTAATAGGGCAACCAAATGTTGGAAAATCATCACTGTTTAATAGACTTGCAAATAAAAGAATAGCAATTGTTTCAGATATTGCTGGGACTACAAGAGATATTAAAAAACATGAAATAGAGATTTTAGATAGATCAGCACTATTACTTGATACTGGTGGAATTGATGAAACAAATGATGAAATTTTTTCAAGTGTAAAAAATAAAGCTATAAAAACTGCAAAAGAGGCTGATATAATACTTTTTATGGTAGATGGAAAAAATATTCCTGATGATAATGATAAAGAACTATTTTATGAGCTTCAAAGACTAGGAAAAGAGCTTGCTTTAGTTGTAAATAAAATTGATAACGATAAAGAATTAGAGAGACTTTGGGAGTTTTTTGAGTTTGGAATAAGTGATGAAAATCTGTTTGGAATATCAGTTTCACATAATCGTGGAACGAAAATGCTTTATGAGTGGATTTATAAACAACTTCCAGAAAACCCAGAGACTGTTGCTAAACTTGAAGAGGAAAAAAGAAGAAAAGAGCTTGAAGATGAATTTTTTGATGAAGAGTTTGATGAGAATGAAGATTTTTCAACTGAAGGTTTAGAAAAACTAGAAAAGGAAGAGATTGTAGATGATACTTCTATAAATGTAGCCATTATAGGTAGAGTTAATGTTGGGAAATCTTCTATCCTAAATGCTCTTGTTGGAATGGAAAGATCTGTAGTATCATCAATAGCAGGAACAACAATTGACCCAGTTGATGAAAAATTTTCATATAAAGATAAAGATATAACTTTTGTAGATACAGCAGGGCTTAGAAGAAGAGGAAGTATTGAGGGAATAGAAAAATATGCTCTAATGAGAACAAAAGAGATGTTAGAAAAGGCAAATGTTGCTTTAGTTGTTCTTGATGCTTCAAGAGAGCTAACAGATTTAGATGAAAAAATAGCTGGGCTTGTAGATGAATATGGATTGGGAACAATTATTGTTTTAAATAAATGGGATGAGAATATGGATACTTTCCAAAAAATTGAAGAAGAGGTAAGAAGAAGATTTAGATTTTTATCTTATGCTCCAATTATTGCTGTTTCAGCTAAATCAGGAAGAAGTATAGATAGATTAAAAGATAAAATTGTAGAAATTTTTGATAACTATACTCAAAGAATTCCTACTTCTCAACTAAATAAAGTAATCGAAGAAGCAGTTATTAGACACTCTCTTCCTAGTCCAAATGGAGCATATTTAAGAATATATTATTCAACACAATTTAGTTCACGACCTCCAAGAATAGCTTTAGTTATGAATAAACCACAACTTTTACACTACTCTTATAAAAGATATTTAATTAACTTTTTAAGAGAAAAATTTAATTTTGAGGGGACACCTATTCATGTTATTGCAAGAGGTAAAAATGATAAAATGGGAGATGAAGAGTATTTAGAAAGGTAA
- the purD gene encoding phosphoribosylamine--glycine ligase encodes MNILILGSGGREYSIGLAISKEKAHNLYFMPGNGATSNLGTNINIKDYTKLVEFAKENKIDLTIVGPEAPLVDGVVDIFRENNLTIFGPTKAAAKLEGSKAYMKNILKKYNIPTAAFIETSNEKEAHNFIENMSSTPIVVKADGLCAGKGVIIAQSKDEAKKAVSDMLSGESFGDAGANVVVEEFLDGYELSVFAICDGENYKILPAAQDHKRVGDGDTGPNTGGMGAYAPTPLVNNDIYKKIEDRVIKPTLKGMQQENAPFEGVLFIGVMVVKGEPIILEYNVRFGDPECEILMPLLETPVSELFYYGATKQLDKLDIKIKDEFAVGVVMASENYPYSSSKPAEIIIDKIVDEDLKNNSHISFAGVENIDGKLMATGGRVLVCVGTGKSIKEARDRAYNLCGQVHFAGKKCRTDIAYQALK; translated from the coding sequence GTGAATATATTAATACTTGGAAGTGGTGGTAGAGAGTACTCTATTGGTTTAGCAATATCAAAAGAAAAAGCTCATAATTTATACTTTATGCCAGGAAATGGTGCAACTTCAAATTTGGGAACAAATATTAATATAAAAGATTATACAAAACTTGTAGAATTTGCAAAAGAAAATAAAATTGATTTAACAATAGTAGGACCAGAAGCTCCTTTAGTAGATGGTGTTGTTGATATATTTAGAGAGAATAATCTTACAATTTTTGGACCAACAAAAGCTGCGGCTAAACTTGAAGGTTCAAAAGCTTATATGAAAAATATTTTAAAAAAATATAATATACCAACAGCAGCGTTTATAGAAACATCAAATGAAAAAGAGGCACATAATTTTATTGAAAATATGAGTTCAACTCCAATAGTTGTAAAAGCAGATGGACTTTGTGCAGGAAAAGGTGTAATTATCGCTCAGAGTAAAGATGAAGCAAAAAAAGCTGTAAGCGATATGTTAAGTGGGGAGAGCTTTGGTGATGCAGGAGCAAATGTTGTAGTTGAAGAGTTTTTAGATGGTTATGAATTATCAGTATTTGCTATTTGCGATGGAGAAAATTATAAAATTTTACCTGCTGCTCAAGATCATAAAAGAGTAGGAGATGGTGATACTGGACCAAATACAGGCGGAATGGGTGCTTATGCTCCAACTCCTTTAGTAAATAATGATATTTATAAAAAAATAGAAGATAGAGTTATAAAACCAACTTTAAAAGGAATGCAACAAGAGAATGCTCCTTTTGAAGGTGTTTTATTTATAGGTGTTATGGTTGTAAAAGGTGAGCCAATTATTCTAGAGTACAATGTTAGATTTGGTGATCCAGAGTGTGAGATTTTAATGCCACTTTTAGAAACTCCTGTATCTGAATTATTTTATTATGGAGCTACAAAACAACTAGATAAATTAGATATTAAAATTAAAGATGAATTTGCAGTTGGTGTTGTAATGGCAAGTGAAAACTACCCTTATAGTTCGAGTAAACCAGCAGAGATTATAATAGATAAGATTGTAGATGAAGATTTGAAAAATAATTCTCATATCTCTTTTGCTGGAGTGGAAAATATAGATGGTAAACTTATGGCAACTGGAGGAAGAGTTCTTGTTTGTGTTGGAACTGGGAAATCTATAAAAGAGGCTAGAGATAGAGCTTATAATTTATGTGGTCAAGTTCATTTTGCTGGTAAAAAATGTAGAACTGATATAGCTTATCAGGCTTTAAAGTAA
- a CDS encoding YhdP family protein — MDKKLIVRIDKIDFTSKKSEVKSSIEDIKKNIELFPKLINFFQEIDIKNLKIDGNEFSIFIDNDDLYLDNKFVNLVSTINRASKQVEFDIKSLYLKDYSVLFQGLVKLDYFKNEIKYFGDIHYENLILKANIDISKDRLKFFTRSEYFENLNFLKEILDLPQTANEWMYDNVTGNFKLDWFYGEFDLEKNEIIEKSLQGEAHIEAANIRFHKNINKIITQNVKVKFKNDTLHFELVNAKFKNKELINSYITIKNLTDEINGVVDVNIETKTKLDSDILAILKAYDIDLPILQKSGNTNAKLLLSFPYDEKKSLTTKGEFIVENSEISIDSFNFKSNNAKVKLEDNMVFVEDASFLFNDMIDATANIKIDTNTLKSSGITQINRIFIKDNENNEILDIKDFTTSINMDFSKNIDIDIEALHTKIKFENNLFIIVDDLSKIYDYSKLLKDYSIKSGNLVLKIFDEKNIDFEALIAGFDFPLYKNEVKLSELFVEGFIKENDIAISSKDKDFKIEIKDNIDIFLKDYKIIDTFSNNKNKNFDKNINIILENCSLEQEDNIYSFKNAKVFINKDETNFEASLKELTFPLKKDGMDLQELDIKGNIKDDITKISSIDDNLKVELRNDSLKLEIKNLDVDLDFKIASKLSYKKLLINAINSNITINNEYKILAENYILNLNDKERFVYLKYKDSELSFREYEDEKIDIFAANLSEEFLNSLLAKQIINGGTINLYANGNYNLFGGKLLVKDSSISNLSILSNLLAFVETTPALATQIITLPFNPLFALPTAGIGLKNIGVYTLKEGNMEFTYSKDENILKIDNLNTIGTGIDFEGFGVINLNNFTIDAKINLIFLKDYTTFVRFIPLVNYILLGNEERVETLVDIYGDLSNPKISTNLLKDSFSAPVNIFKRVFTAPANIFNGLNLDYSTK; from the coding sequence TTGGATAAAAAACTCATTGTTAGAATTGATAAGATAGATTTTACATCTAAAAAAAGTGAAGTTAAATCTTCAATAGAAGATATAAAAAAGAATATTGAGCTTTTCCCAAAATTAATAAACTTTTTTCAAGAAATTGATATAAAAAATCTAAAAATAGATGGAAATGAGTTCTCTATTTTCATAGATAATGATGATTTGTACTTAGACAATAAATTTGTAAATTTAGTCTCGACTATAAATAGAGCTTCAAAACAAGTAGAGTTTGATATAAAATCTCTATATTTAAAAGATTACAGTGTACTTTTTCAAGGTTTAGTTAAACTTGATTATTTTAAAAATGAAATTAAATATTTTGGAGATATCCATTATGAAAATTTAATTCTTAAAGCAAATATTGATATTTCAAAAGATAGATTGAAGTTTTTTACAAGAAGTGAATATTTTGAAAATCTTAATTTTCTAAAAGAAATTCTTGATTTACCACAAACAGCTAATGAGTGGATGTATGATAATGTAACAGGAAACTTTAAATTAGATTGGTTTTATGGAGAGTTTGATTTAGAAAAAAATGAAATTATTGAAAAATCCTTACAAGGAGAAGCCCATATAGAAGCTGCTAATATAAGGTTTCATAAAAATATCAATAAAATTATTACACAAAATGTAAAAGTAAAGTTTAAAAATGACACTTTACATTTTGAATTAGTTAATGCAAAATTTAAAAATAAAGAGCTTATAAATTCTTATATAACAATAAAAAATTTAACAGATGAGATAAATGGTGTTGTAGATGTAAATATTGAGACCAAAACAAAACTAGATAGTGATATCTTAGCTATTCTAAAGGCTTATGATATAGATTTACCAATTTTACAAAAAAGTGGAAATACTAATGCAAAACTTCTTTTAAGTTTTCCATATGATGAAAAAAAGAGCTTAACTACAAAAGGCGAGTTTATTGTAGAAAATAGTGAAATTTCAATAGATAGTTTTAATTTTAAAAGTAACAATGCAAAAGTTAAATTAGAAGATAATATGGTTTTTGTAGAAGATGCCAGTTTTCTATTTAATGATATGATAGATGCAACAGCTAATATAAAAATTGATACAAATACTCTAAAATCTTCTGGAATAACGCAAATAAATAGAATTTTTATAAAAGACAATGAAAATAATGAGATATTAGATATAAAAGATTTTACCACTTCTATAAATATGGATTTCTCAAAAAATATAGATATTGATATAGAGGCTTTACATACAAAAATTAAATTTGAAAATAATCTTTTTATAATAGTTGATGATTTAAGTAAAATTTATGATTACTCAAAACTTTTAAAAGATTACTCTATAAAATCAGGAAATTTAGTTTTAAAAATATTTGATGAGAAAAATATTGATTTTGAGGCTTTAATTGCTGGATTTGATTTTCCACTTTATAAAAATGAGGTTAAATTATCTGAGCTTTTTGTAGAAGGATTTATAAAAGAGAATGATATAGCAATTAGTTCAAAAGATAAAGATTTTAAAATTGAGATAAAAGATAACATAGATATTTTTCTAAAAGATTACAAAATTATTGATACTTTTTCAAATAATAAGAATAAAAATTTTGATAAAAATATAAATATAATTTTAGAAAACTGCTCTTTAGAGCAAGAAGATAATATTTATAGTTTTAAAAATGCAAAAGTCTTTATAAACAAAGATGAGACAAATTTTGAAGCATCTTTAAAAGAGCTCACTTTTCCTCTAAAAAAAGATGGTATGGATTTACAAGAGTTGGATATTAAAGGAAATATTAAAGATGATATTACAAAAATATCTAGTATTGATGATAATTTAAAAGTTGAGTTAAGAAATGATTCTTTAAAATTGGAAATTAAAAATTTAGATGTGGATTTAGATTTTAAAATAGCAAGTAAATTAAGCTATAAAAAATTACTTATAAATGCAATTAATTCAAATATAACTATAAATAATGAGTATAAAATTTTAGCAGAAAATTATATTTTAAATTTAAATGATAAAGAGAGGTTTGTTTATTTAAAATATAAAGATAGTGAACTTAGTTTTCGAGAGTATGAAGATGAAAAAATAGATATCTTTGCAGCAAATTTAAGTGAAGAGTTTTTAAATTCTCTTTTAGCTAAACAAATAATAAATGGTGGAACCATAAATTTATATGCAAATGGAAATTATAATCTATTTGGTGGAAAACTTTTAGTGAAAGATAGTAGTATTTCGAATTTATCAATATTAAGTAATCTTTTAGCTTTTGTTGAAACAACTCCTGCTTTAGCAACACAAATTATAACCTTGCCTTTTAATCCTCTCTTTGCATTACCAACGGCTGGAATTGGACTTAAAAATATTGGAGTCTATACTTTAAAAGAGGGAAATATGGAGTTTACATATAGTAAAGATGAAAATATTTTAAAAATAGATAATTTAAATACTATTGGAACTGGAATCGATTTTGAAGGTTTTGGAGTTATAAATTTAAATAATTTTACAATAGATGCAAAGATAAATTTGATATTTTTAAAGGATTATACAACATTTGTACGATTTATTCCATTGGTAAATTATATTTTATTAGGTAATGAAGAGAGAGTCGAAACTTTGGTTGATATTTATGGAGATTTAAGTAATCCAAAGATTTCTACAAATCTTTTAAAAGATAGTTTTTCTGCTCCAGTTAATATATTTAAAAGAGTTTTTACTGCTCCTGCAAATATTTTTAATGGTTTAAATTTGGATTATTCTACAAAGTGA
- the hpf gene encoding ribosome hibernation-promoting factor, HPF/YfiA family has translation MNTSIVGRHIKLTDAIKDYVNSSISAFEKYNLDIISVASIISADEKQGKNVFTFEFTLNIANIDTVVVKQKDKDLYAAIDIAVDRVSKVLRRHHDKVATHKATKLSEVELNEVVDNVAKELEKFEDEIIPQRLTSYKPIDIEEALEELKNSTAQFKVFYDKDDNMRVLYKANAAGKFGLY, from the coding sequence ATGAATACAAGTATCGTTGGAAGACACATTAAATTAACAGATGCTATAAAAGATTATGTAAATAGTTCTATTAGTGCATTTGAAAAATATAACTTAGATATTATCTCTGTGGCTTCAATAATTAGTGCAGATGAAAAACAGGGTAAAAATGTTTTTACATTTGAGTTTACATTAAATATTGCAAATATCGATACTGTTGTTGTAAAACAAAAAGATAAAGATTTATATGCTGCTATTGATATAGCTGTCGATAGGGTATCTAAAGTTTTAAGAAGACATCATGATAAAGTTGCAACTCACAAAGCTACAAAACTTAGTGAAGTTGAATTAAATGAAGTTGTAGATAATGTTGCAAAAGAGCTTGAAAAATTTGAAGATGAAATAATCCCACAAAGACTTACATCTTATAAACCAATTGATATTGAAGAAGCTTTAGAAGAGTTGAAAAATTCAACTGCTCAATTTAAGGTTTTTTACGATAAAGATGATAATATGAGAGTTCTTTATAAGGCAAATGCAGCTGGAAAATTTGGACTTTACTAG
- a CDS encoding RDD family protein, which yields MQEQIDISKLQLASMRSRAFAFVIDDIIVTLLIMFAYWDTIVAASNSSEELIYLMQTKLVVPLMFLKVIYHTFFVWYSGQTIGKRVVKIRVIDADNWGSVNFIQALLRSFGRVVSEMFFYIGFLIGFFNDGRKTFHDFTGKTLVVNA from the coding sequence ATGCAAGAGCAAATAGATATATCAAAGCTTCAATTAGCATCTATGAGAAGTAGGGCTTTTGCTTTTGTAATAGATGATATAATAGTTACTCTTTTAATAATGTTTGCCTATTGGGATACTATTGTTGCAGCTAGTAATAGTAGTGAAGAGTTAATCTATTTAATGCAAACAAAATTAGTTGTTCCTTTAATGTTTTTAAAAGTTATTTACCATACTTTTTTTGTTTGGTATAGTGGACAAACTATTGGTAAAAGAGTTGTAAAAATAAGAGTGATTGATGCTGATAATTGGGGTTCAGTAAACTTTATACAAGCATTATTAAGAAGTTTTGGAAGAGTAGTTTCTGAGATGTTTTTTTATATTGGTTTCCTTATAGGATTTTTTAATGATGGAAGAAAAACATTCCATGATTTTACAGGTAAAACGTTGGTAGTAAATGCATAA
- a CDS encoding uroporphyrinogen-III synthase — translation MAKIYLLNSQKFDKVVNLEVFKVQSLKFEVDLKLYDALVFTSKSAIYALEENKIDWKNIPSYLIAEATSKIAKDLGANIVYTGKSGHGNDFANELIHLLKDKKVLYVKAKKTVSNLQNILRENQIDIDELISYETVCNRSLKEVDLEEGSTIIFTSPSSVECFFKKFSWNSSFKAIVIGKTTASYLPKEIKNYKITQTTNVKECVSLAMLDFN, via the coding sequence ATGGCAAAAATCTATCTTTTAAATAGTCAAAAATTTGATAAAGTTGTAAATCTTGAAGTTTTTAAAGTACAAAGTTTAAAATTTGAAGTAGATTTAAAACTTTATGATGCTTTAGTTTTTACCTCTAAAAGTGCTATTTATGCTCTAGAAGAGAATAAAATAGATTGGAAAAATATACCCTCTTATCTAATTGCAGAAGCTACTTCAAAAATAGCAAAAGATTTAGGTGCAAATATAGTTTATACAGGAAAAAGTGGACATGGAAATGATTTTGCAAATGAATTAATACATCTTTTAAAAGATAAAAAGGTTTTATATGTAAAAGCAAAAAAAACTGTATCAAATCTTCAAAATATTTTAAGAGAAAATCAAATTGATATTGATGAATTAATATCTTATGAAACAGTTTGCAATAGAAGTTTAAAAGAGGTTGATTTAGAAGAGGGATCAACTATCATTTTTACATCTCCTTCAAGTGTTGAGTGTTTTTTTAAAAAATTCTCTTGGAATAGTAGTTTTAAAGCTATTGTTATAGGAAAAACAACAGCTTCTTATCTACCAAAAGAGATAAAAAACTATAAAATTACTCAAACTACAAATGTAAAAGAGTGTGTATCTCTAGCTATGTTAGATTTTAATTAA
- a CDS encoding SulP family inorganic anion transporter: MKLVTIKNDILAGITVAIVALPLALAFGVVSGAGAISGLYGAIILGFFAALLGGVSVQVSGPTGPMTVVTASAIAAFPNDFQSVMAVVFFAGLIQISFGIVDLGKWIKFIPYPIISGFMCGIGVIIIFLQINPLLGVETSSSIIFIVTNLLDTLKNINYEALFVGVLTILIMFFTPKRVTKIVPAALIALFFVTVLSYFLNLNVVTIGEIPSELPDFVIPLPFDILHLSTILTFAITLAVLGSVDTQLTSVYVDSKLKTNHNSKKELIAQGIGNTICSFFGAIPGAGATMRTVVNMKNGATTRISGITHAIVLLLVALVLAPIASKIPLALLAGILIKVGFDILDYRFLQIIRKVSKDELLVMVTVFLMTVFVDLIMAVAVGVTIASIMAVYQISTKIKMKHYKTKIKIDNNTKSIDVIRVNGALFFATATLLEKVLNRVKFSDKIVIDCTEVNYLDISAIFKFEDIIEKYRDKDIEIILVIKYSFKRRLLKIANIFNSIKIYRTFEHAKIHIKEELKNGKNLSFK; the protein is encoded by the coding sequence GTGAAGTTAGTTACCATAAAAAATGATATCTTAGCAGGAATTACAGTTGCAATAGTTGCTCTTCCTCTAGCTTTAGCTTTTGGAGTTGTAAGTGGTGCAGGTGCAATTTCTGGGCTTTATGGAGCAATAATTTTAGGTTTCTTTGCAGCTCTTTTAGGTGGTGTTTCTGTTCAAGTTTCAGGACCTACTGGTCCTATGACTGTTGTTACAGCTTCAGCTATTGCTGCTTTTCCAAATGATTTCCAATCTGTTATGGCAGTGGTATTTTTTGCAGGACTTATTCAAATATCTTTTGGTATTGTGGATTTAGGAAAATGGATAAAGTTTATTCCTTATCCAATTATCTCTGGTTTTATGTGTGGAATAGGTGTTATTATCATATTTTTACAAATAAATCCACTTTTGGGTGTTGAAACAAGTAGTTCAATTATTTTTATAGTTACAAATCTTTTAGATACTTTAAAGAATATAAATTATGAAGCACTTTTTGTTGGAGTTTTAACAATACTTATAATGTTTTTTACTCCAAAAAGAGTAACAAAAATTGTTCCTGCTGCTTTAATTGCACTATTTTTTGTAACAGTTTTATCATACTTTCTAAATTTAAATGTAGTAACAATAGGAGAAATTCCTTCTGAGTTACCAGATTTTGTTATTCCTTTACCTTTTGATATTTTACATTTAAGTACTATATTGACTTTTGCTATTACTTTAGCTGTTTTGGGTTCAGTAGATACTCAATTAACTTCTGTTTATGTTGATTCAAAGCTTAAAACAAATCATAATTCAAAAAAAGAGTTAATTGCTCAAGGTATAGGAAATACAATTTGCTCTTTTTTTGGTGCAATTCCAGGAGCAGGAGCAACTATGAGGACTGTTGTAAATATGAAAAATGGAGCAACAACAAGAATATCAGGAATAACACATGCTATTGTATTACTTTTAGTAGCTCTTGTTTTAGCACCAATAGCTTCTAAAATTCCCCTTGCTCTTCTTGCTGGAATATTAATTAAAGTAGGTTTTGATATTTTGGATTATAGATTTTTGCAAATTATAAGAAAAGTATCAAAAGATGAACTTTTAGTTATGGTAACTGTATTTTTAATGACGGTTTTTGTAGATTTAATTATGGCAGTTGCTGTTGGAGTTACTATTGCTTCTATTATGGCGGTTTATCAAATTTCAACAAAAATAAAAATGAAGCATTATAAAACAAAAATAAAAATAGATAATAATACAAAAAGTATTGATGTAATAAGAGTAAATGGGGCTCTATTTTTTGCAACAGCAACACTTCTTGAAAAAGTTCTAAATAGAGTAAAGTTTAGTGATAAAATAGTTATTGATTGTACCGAAGTAAACTATTTGGATATATCTGCTATATTTAAATTTGAGGATATTATAGAAAAATATCGAGATAAAGATATTGAAATTATATTGGTTATAAAATATAGTTTTAAAAGAAGGCTATTAAAAATAGCTAATATTTTTAATAGTATAAAAATATATAGAACATTTGAACATGCTAAAATACATATTAAAGAAGAGTTGAAAAATGGCAAAAATCTATCTTTTAAATAG